The genomic region GCCGGCGTCCTGGCGTGCGTTTCGCTCGAGGAGAATCCCGAGGAATTCGAATCGCACCTGGCGAGCCTTCTGGCGGCCAAGGGGCCGGTGTCGGAGGCCCTTCGCCGACTTCGCAACTACACGCGCCACCTGGACGAGCAACTGCGGCTGGCGCAGCGCCTCCAGATGGACTTTTTGCCGCACCGGATGCCGACCGTCCTCGGCGGCCGATTCGCCGCACGCCTCGAACCCGCCGCCTGGGTCGCCGGCGATTTCTACGACATCTTCCGCCTCGACGAACGCCACATCGCTTTCTATATCGCCGACGCCATCGGCCACGGCATCCCGGCTGCGCTGCTGACCGTCTTCGTCAAGAAAAGCCTCCAGGCCAAGCGCATCGAGGGCAAGACCTACGAACTCGTCGCCCCCGACGAGGCCCTGAGGCTCCTGAACCTCGACCTGTTGTCCGCCAAACTCCAGGAGACGCCGTTCATCACCATGGTCTACGGCCTCTACAACGAAGCGACGCGCGAATGCGTTTACGCCCGCGCGGGCCATCCCCGGCCGCTCGTCGTCGACCGCGACGGCGCCATCGAGGAACTGGAAGGCGAAGGGCCGCTCCTCGGCATCTTCTCCAACGCCCGCTTCGAATCCTGCCGGCGGCGCCTCGAACCCGGGGACCGCCTCCTCCTTTACACCGATGGGGCCGAACGCGTCGAGCCCGTCTCCGTCTGCAATCCCGAGCGCCTCTACGAGATCATCCGGGCGAGCGCCGTTCTGCCCGCCGAGGCCATGCTCGACGCCATCCTGGCGGCCGTCCGCGACGGGGCACAGGGCGGCCGCCTCGCCGACGACGTCACACTCGTCAC from Planctomycetota bacterium harbors:
- a CDS encoding PP2C family protein-serine/threonine phosphatase — encoded protein: MTITDRPEVLRELAERIDPAWAKAVRGSAPGAGSADGTLAAAGADLVLIDVPAGEPETLARAVALAGRLRDSPAAVVALDGRLSPAEKTELYRAGVLACVSLEENPEEFESHLASLLAAKGPVSEALRRLRNYTRHLDEQLRLAQRLQMDFLPHRMPTVLGGRFAARLEPAAWVAGDFYDIFRLDERHIAFYIADAIGHGIPAALLTVFVKKSLQAKRIEGKTYELVAPDEALRLLNLDLLSAKLQETPFITMVYGLYNEATRECVYARAGHPRPLVVDRDGAIEELEGEGPLLGIFSNARFESCRRRLEPGDRLLLYTDGAERVEPVSVCNPERLYEIIRASAVLPAEAMLDAILAAVRDGAQGGRLADDVTLVTLELEDDPKPS